ATTCTACTCCTTACTTGTTCGTTCGGTATTTCAGTTTTTTCGCAAATTAAAGTACTAAAAAACGAGACTTTAGTAGAAATTGGAAAAGATAATTCTGTAGGTTTATTCAAAAAAGACGATAAATTCACTATTAATTATCAGGACCTCAATACGAGTAATCTCAATACATTCAGATCATTTTCATTTTTAGATGTCAATGGGGATGTAGAAGGTCTCTATAAATTAATTACCGGTGGCCTTATCGATCAACCAACAGGAAACATTACCCTGGAGCTTCCTAATGACATTATTGAGCTGCACTATGAAAAAAACTACGGCCAGCCTACCGTTCAGTTTATTCAGTACATCAATAAAAACAGGAAATATGTAGGGAAATCCCAATTCTTAAATAAGAAACAGGTTGATAAGATCTTTGGTATAGGAACAGCCAAATCGGCATTGTACAAACCTGTTGCAAAGAACAATCTGACCCCTGTAAATCCAATGCCTGCTCCCGAAACGGCAAAACCGGCAACCACAAAAGGAAAGAAATCAAAAAAATAATCAATAATACTTAACTCATTCTCTTAGGATGAGTTTTTTATTTTTATTTTTGTAAAAAAAGATTCTCATCAGATTATGTCCCTTCAAATAACTCAATTAACAAAAAAGTTTGCAGAACAAACTGCGCTTAACAATATTAATATTTCAATTGATAAAAATGAGATCATTGGTCTTCTGGGCCCAAACGGTGCCGGGAAATCAACACTTATGAAATCCATTGTCGGTGCACTTACCATAGATGAGGGTGAGATTATTTTTAACGGGAAAAACATTACAGAAAACGAAATAGAAAGCAAGAGAAAAATTGGCTTTTTACCAGAGAACAATCCACTTTACCTGGAAATGTATGTGAAGGAATATCTGCAATTTGTAGCCAATATTCATAAAATTCCTACATCAAGAGTAGATGAGGTGATTGATTTAGTAGGAATTACACCGGAAAAATCTAAAAAAATAGGACAACTTTCTAAAGGATACAAACAAAGAGTAGGTCTTGCGCAGGCCATCATTCATCAACCGGATTTATTGATCCTGGATGAGCCGACCAACGGTCTTGATCCCAACCAAATCATCGAGATCAGAAATGTGGTAAAAGAAATCGGTCAGCAAAAAACAGTTTTACTTTCTACCCACATCATGCAGGAAGTTGAAGCACTTTGTTCCCGTGTAATCCTTATCCATAAAGGAAATATTCTTCAGGATTGTCCTATTGAAGAGTTTAAAGGTAAGTTTGAAAGCCTTGAAGAAGCTTTTGCAAGCTATACTGCATAAAAAGAAGAACGCCCGAAAATTTCGGGCGTTCTTCTTTTCTTTAACAATTAGCCATAAAATATTCTTGTAAAAAGAACTTTAATTAGCTTTAATTTGATAAATTTAACATCACCAATAAAATATTAAAAATGATCAAAAAACTTTTATTTACAGCACTTTGTATTGCTCAGTGTTCATTATTTACAGCACATACAATCCATGAGAATCCTGTTTCAAAAGAAAATTATAAACAGGAAAAAGTACCAAAATCAGTTATTATTAAAACAAAAAAGTTCAAGCTGAAAATAGATAAGCAACCCAACGGGAAATATCTTTATCAATCTTGGGCAGCGACCGGAAAAGTAACTTCAAAACCGAGTATGATTATTTCTGACGGAGAGTTGATCCCTGACGGAACCGGAGGAAACTATTATTATGAATTTAACAATAATGGCTATACTTATCAGGTCTGGAGAAATTATTTAACCGATTCGCCTAAAAAAGCACCTTATACTCTTGTTGTGACTGATCAAAACGGAAAAACAATCGTCAATCAGGATGGACAAATCGTAAAAAATTAAAATAAAAACTCTCACTATTTATGTGAGAGTTTTGTTTTTATGTACCTGCTGGTTTTATTTTCAAATAAAAATTACTTTCATCAAAACTTTCTTTGGCCGCATTATAGCCTATATTGAAAATCTGCTCAAGGCGGTCTTTTTTTCTTTCAAAGGTTCCGAAACTGGATAATTTTTGAGAGGAAATGAACCAGTCACAATACTCGAATTTTACTTTTTCAATTCTGTAAGAAAGAAGATCATAAGAACGTGAAACAATAGCTTTTATCGACTTCAAATCATTGATTTTAATATCATGAGGCGGAGAGACAAAAACCCCGATCAGTCTGTCGCAATCATCGCGGATAATATCAGCAGGAAAGTTATTAAGAACTCCTCCATCACAAAACATTTCTTCCTCCAAAATATAGGGTGTCGTAATTCCCGGAATAGAACAGGACGCTATAATGGCGTCGGTAACCAGAAAATCATCATCAAAGATCTTTTCAGTTCCGGAAACCAACTCTGTGGCCACAATCTTGACCTGTTTCTCCAAATCCCCAATTTTCATATCCCGAAAAATTGGTTTCAGATAATTGTTAAAAATAACGGAAGAAACCAGCCCCGGCTGATTGAACGTAAAATGTTTCCAGTTGAAAAAGTATACCGATTGAAAAAAATCAAGGATTTCTTCCGGTGTTTTCCCTACTGCATAAAGGCATCCCACAATAGAACCTGCACTACAACATGCCAAAATATCTACATCAATATTTTTTTCAAGCAAAAATTTTAAAACTCCTGCATGAGCAATACCTTTGGTACCACCACCCGATAAAACCAATCCTGTTTTTTCAAAGTTCATTGAATAAATTTAAGAAAACATCGTTACACAATGTATTTAATAATCTAAATATTTTGTTAATTTTTCGGAAAATAAAAAACCACAGAAGAATCTGCGGTTTTAATATTTAAAATAATAATCTCAGATTAAATGTGGATCACTTCTCCGTAAGCAGCAGCAGCAGCTTCCATAATAGCTTCAGAAACTGTCGGGTGCGGGTGAATAGACTTAATGATTTCGTGACCTGTAGTTTCTAATTTTCTAGCCACAACAGCCTCAGCAACCATATCTGTAACTCCTTCTCCGATCATGTGGCAACCTAACCACTCACCGTATTTAGCATCGAAAATCACTTTGATGAAACCATCCGTATTTCCGTTCGCCGTAGCTTTTCCACTTGCAGAAAGAGGGAATTTACCCACTTTGATTTCATATCCTTTTTCTTTAGCCTGTTTTTCAGTAAGACCAACAGAAGCCACTTCAGGATGACAGTACGTACATCCAGGAATATTGCCGTAGTCGATTTTCTCAACGTGCATTCCTTTGATTTTCTCAACACAAGTAATCCCTTCAGCAGAAGCAACGTGTGCTAAAGCCTGAGTCGGGATGATATCTCCGATTGCATAGTATCCAGGAACTGAAGTTTCGTACCATTCGTTGACCAAAACTCTTCCTTTATCCGTCTGGATTCCCACTTCCTCAAGACCGATGTTCTCGATATTTGCAGCGATTCCAACAGCAGATAATAAGATGTCTGCCTCAAGAACGATATTTCCTTTCGCAGTTTTTACAGTAGCTTTTACACCTTCTCCACTTGTATCAACACTTTCTACAGAAGCATTCGTCATGATTTCGATACCTGATTTTTTCAAAGACTTCTCTAAGTGTTTAGAAATTTCCTCATCCTCAACAGGAACGATGTTTGGCATAAATTCAACAACAGTTACTTTCGTACCCATTGTGTTATAGAAATCAGCAAATTCTACTCCGATAGCTCCGGAACCTACAACAATCATAGATTTCGGTTGCACAGGAAGAGATAACGCCTGTCTGTATCCAATTACTTTTTTACCATCCTGAGGTAAGTTCGGTAATTCTCTTGAACGGGCTCCTGTTGCGATAATGATGTGAGTCCCTGTATATTCAGTTACTTTTCCTTCTTTATCTGTAACAGAAACTTTTTTACCTTTCTGCACTTTAGCCGTCCCTAAAATAACGTCGATTTTATTCTTTTTCATCAGGAATTCAATCCCTTTGCTCATTTTGTTGGCAACACCACGGCTTCTCTGAATTACGTTCGGAAATTCAAAACTTCCTTCCACTTTGTTCAAACCATAATCTTCAGCATGGTTAATATAATGAAAAACCTGAGCCGACTTCAACAAAGCTTTAGTTGGAATACATCCCCAGTTAAGGCAAATCCCCCCTAAATTTTCTTTCTCGATAATTGCAGTTTTGAAACCCAATTGTGCCGCTCTAATTGCAGTAACATATCCACCAGGACCACTTCCGATGACAATAATATCGTAATTCATTAGCTTAAAATTTTTATGCGAATTTAAGGAAAAATATTGGATGAAGCACGTTTCTGAAAATTCGTGAAGCAATGCATAGTAAATGTTGTTTCTTTTAATTTAAACTAAAAAAGAGAACACGAAAGCATTCTCTTTTTAATAAATTTTATTTTACTTTAAAAATTTCATAAAATCGAATCTACAACAATAAGTTTCTTCAATTTTAATATTTTTGAAATTATTTGATATTACATCTTTTTAAGTAATCGCTTCTGTTCCTGATATTTTTGATTTAAAGCTTTTAGCTGATCCCTTTTCATTTGCTTGGTCGCCAATGGATGATTCAAAATTGCCTTTTTTTCCTGATTATATCTCTTATCAAGTTCTTTCGATTTTATAGCGATCAGCTCGCTTTTCGAAGGATGCGGTGGTACAGGCGGATGTTGTTGCGCAAACGCACTTGTTGATAAACCTATCAATAAAATCGTTGATATAAAAAACTTTTTCATGACATTTACTTTTTATGAATGGTTTTAATTAAATAACAATCTTCAATTAAATTCATTCGAATTCAATGTAAATATTACATATATCGTACCACAATTATTTTTGCTAATAATTTATTCAACATCAACATTTTGTTTTAGAGGCAGGTTCTTAGATGAATTTCCAACAAAAACCCTGTATGTTCCCTTTTCAATAACCCAGTTCATTGTTGAATCTAAAAACTGTAGTTCCTTCACAGGAACTTCAATTGAAATTTGTTTTGATTCTCCCGGCTTTAACTCTACTTTTTTAAAACCTTTCAACTCAATGATCGGTCTTGAAACCGAAGCTAACAAATCTTTGACATACAGCTGAACAACTTCACTTCCTGCTTTTGAACCTGTATTTTTCACATTGACTTTTGCAATAATAATGTCATTTTCAGCAAATTTTGTTTTATTTAACTGTAAATCAGAAATTTCAAAAGTCGTATAATTTAATCCAAAACCAAAAGGATATAAAGGTTCTCCACTTAAATCGTAGTAATCATTTCCTCTCCCCGTCGGATGATGATTGTACGTCAAAGGCAGTTGTCCTTCTTCAATAGGAAAAGTGACCGGCAATTTTCCCGAAGGATTTTCTGCACCGAAAAGCACTTTTGCCACAGCATTTCCACCCTCTTCTCCAGGATACCAAGCATCCAAAATCGCACCGACCTTATCTTTCCAATCCGTAGTTTTTATGGCGGAACCTCCTATTAAAACAACGGTTGTCGGTTTATTTAATTTTGAAACTTCCTGAATAAATTTTTCCTGATTTCCCGGAAGACTCAAAGAGGAACGGTCCTGAAATTCTCCCTCATGAATTCCGGCTGTAACGATGATGTAATCCGCATGTTGAGCGAGTTTTAATGCTTCATCAAAATCTTTCTGATAGTCGTTTAAACCATAATTCCAGATCAGTTCGATATTGGCTTCTCCCCTGTTTTCGTGGAATTCTACAGCAATATCATATTTCTGACCTTTTGTAAAATCAATATCAACTGTTTTGGTTGAATAACTCAATTTTTCCCAATTATCAATCAATAATTTGCCATTTATATATAATCTGAAACCGTCATTTCCCCTTAAACCCAACTTATATTTTCCGGAATTAGGAGCTTCCAGTTTTCCTTTCCAGCGAATACTGTAATTGTCGGGCTGCAGCTTATCCGGATTTGGAGAGTACAATGTCCATTTAAAATTTAATTGCTCGTCCCGTTTTTCAAATGCCGGATTTCCTTTTAAATCAGAATTGGAAAAATAATTTCCTTTCAGTCCTTTTTGATTTTCGGAAGACAAAAATTCTGCCGGAACTGTTGTAAAATTTTTCAGATTCCAATCAATTCCTTTTGAGTAATTGACTTCTATATTTTTGTTTTTAACGAAATTTTTAATTCCATCCAAAATACTCACCTTTTTATTTCCTGGCCCTGAATAACCGCCCAATCTTGCATCGACAGCATCTGTTCCAACCACCAAAATCTTTTTATAATTTTCAGAAATCGGAAGTGTTTGATTATTGTTTTGGAGCAAAACAAAAGATTCAATCGCCGCTTTTTCCGCTAAAGGCTTGTGATTGATTTTCTTTAATTCATCAATATCTTTACTGGAAACATAGGGCTTTTCAAACAAACCGAGCTCAAATTTTGCTCTCAAGACCCGTGCTACTGCATCATCAATTCTCTCCTTTGGAATTCGTCCATCCAAAAACGGCGGAATAAATAACTTATAATGCTGATATTCGGTCTGGAAAATCACATCAAGACCAGCATTTATGGCCTGTGCGGAAGCATCATCGTAATCTTTTGCCGTAAAATGCAAAACGTTTGCTCCACCAACTGCACTTGCATCGCTGATGACAAAACCTTTAAAATTCCATTCTTTTTTTAATTTTTCAGTCAATAACCAATGATTTGCCGTTGAAGGTTTTCCATCCAACAGATTATAAGAAGTCATTACAGATCGGCTTTTTCCTTGC
Above is a genomic segment from Chryseobacterium geocarposphaerae containing:
- a CDS encoding ABC transporter ATP-binding protein; translation: MSLQITQLTKKFAEQTALNNINISIDKNEIIGLLGPNGAGKSTLMKSIVGALTIDEGEIIFNGKNITENEIESKRKIGFLPENNPLYLEMYVKEYLQFVANIHKIPTSRVDEVIDLVGITPEKSKKIGQLSKGYKQRVGLAQAIIHQPDLLILDEPTNGLDPNQIIEIRNVVKEIGQQKTVLLSTHIMQEVEALCSRVILIHKGNILQDCPIEEFKGKFESLEEAFASYTA
- a CDS encoding patatin-like phospholipase family protein, which encodes MNFEKTGLVLSGGGTKGIAHAGVLKFLLEKNIDVDILACCSAGSIVGCLYAVGKTPEEILDFFQSVYFFNWKHFTFNQPGLVSSVIFNNYLKPIFRDMKIGDLEKQVKIVATELVSGTEKIFDDDFLVTDAIIASCSIPGITTPYILEEEMFCDGGVLNNFPADIIRDDCDRLIGVFVSPPHDIKINDLKSIKAIVSRSYDLLSYRIEKVKFEYCDWFISSQKLSSFGTFERKKDRLEQIFNIGYNAAKESFDESNFYLKIKPAGT
- the lpdA gene encoding dihydrolipoyl dehydrogenase, translated to MNYDIIVIGSGPGGYVTAIRAAQLGFKTAIIEKENLGGICLNWGCIPTKALLKSAQVFHYINHAEDYGLNKVEGSFEFPNVIQRSRGVANKMSKGIEFLMKKNKIDVILGTAKVQKGKKVSVTDKEGKVTEYTGTHIIIATGARSRELPNLPQDGKKVIGYRQALSLPVQPKSMIVVGSGAIGVEFADFYNTMGTKVTVVEFMPNIVPVEDEEISKHLEKSLKKSGIEIMTNASVESVDTSGEGVKATVKTAKGNIVLEADILLSAVGIAANIENIGLEEVGIQTDKGRVLVNEWYETSVPGYYAIGDIIPTQALAHVASAEGITCVEKIKGMHVEKIDYGNIPGCTYCHPEVASVGLTEKQAKEKGYEIKVGKFPLSASGKATANGNTDGFIKVIFDAKYGEWLGCHMIGEGVTDMVAEAVVARKLETTGHEIIKSIHPHPTVSEAIMEAAAAAYGEVIHI
- a CDS encoding beta-glucosidase; translated protein: MFLKFCFKIIAISLLSTTFIAAQKPLYKDSKQPVEARIQDLLKRMTPEEKFWQCFMIPGDLDHVPKGQYAHGIFGLQVSAGNQGGGVAGQLLKYNANEDAERLVKKINAIQKYFVEESRLGIPIIPFDEALHGLMREGATAFPQAIGLSATFNPELMKEVSTAIAKESKLRGIRQILTPVVNLASDVRWGRTEETYGEDPFLTSVMGVNFVSSFENQGIITTPKHFLANVGEGGRDSYPIHWSKRYLEETHLIPFQKAFQQGKSRSVMTSYNLLDGKPSTANHWLLTEKLKKEWNFKGFVISDASAVGGANVLHFTAKDYDDASAQAINAGLDVIFQTEYQHYKLFIPPFLDGRIPKERIDDAVARVLRAKFELGLFEKPYVSSKDIDELKKINHKPLAEKAAIESFVLLQNNNQTLPISENYKKILVVGTDAVDARLGGYSGPGNKKVSILDGIKNFVKNKNIEVNYSKGIDWNLKNFTTVPAEFLSSENQKGLKGNYFSNSDLKGNPAFEKRDEQLNFKWTLYSPNPDKLQPDNYSIRWKGKLEAPNSGKYKLGLRGNDGFRLYINGKLLIDNWEKLSYSTKTVDIDFTKGQKYDIAVEFHENRGEANIELIWNYGLNDYQKDFDEALKLAQHADYIIVTAGIHEGEFQDRSSLSLPGNQEKFIQEVSKLNKPTTVVLIGGSAIKTTDWKDKVGAILDAWYPGEEGGNAVAKVLFGAENPSGKLPVTFPIEEGQLPLTYNHHPTGRGNDYYDLSGEPLYPFGFGLNYTTFEISDLQLNKTKFAENDIIIAKVNVKNTGSKAGSEVVQLYVKDLLASVSRPIIELKGFKKVELKPGESKQISIEVPVKELQFLDSTMNWVIEKGTYRVFVGNSSKNLPLKQNVDVE